The following are from one region of the Stanieria cyanosphaera PCC 7437 genome:
- a CDS encoding cyclic nucleotide-binding domain-containing protein, with protein sequence MFAGLSEQRMHLIRWVLTIAWLLIIASLFYDPWTPVLTEPDHPWSPLRLSDSCISVQGQCLVEQPYPLATTLFWGAIVPAAIFILLVFGHEVWRRICPLSFLSQIPRALGWQRQFKRENPKTGKVRYELAKVKPDSWLGKNYLYLQFGWLFVGLCGRILFFNADRFVLALWLLFTIAAAITVGYLYGGKSWCNYFCPMAPVQRIYSEPGGLFGSKAHTSDRIITQSMCRTVLPDGKEQSACVACQNPCIDIDSERVYWDSLNKPEESFLRYGYVGLVIGYFVYYYLYAGSWDYYFSGAWARQSDQLASLLSPGFYLWGEAINIPKLVAVPLTLGGFTAIAYQLGRWIEKRAKFYSRNHALKLNSEIIRHRIFTLCTFLIFNFFFIFGGRPLVQLMPLWGQYIYDLGLVLVSTLWLYQTWRRSPDLYSRENLAGRFRKQLEKLQLNVSEYLEGRSLSDLNTHEVYILARVLPGFTRQKRHEAYKGVVREALEEGYVNYSSSLEVLQQLRQELGITDNEHREVLEELGIEDPELLNPDRQRSLENQIRLSGYRKSLERLMLLQKQQIDSSENNYFDSLLEQNSAEIRTLRRQYSITPQEEAWILSGITPEAGNLRRAEFLVAQLPPLISCYRALHQPILRRYDDVLRLLRDSIHHKKELIVQTILETLEKLLPNEPAAISLAQQLGQLAPTVLEELLESENWRGRLHPDLLHSLTLLQEQSSACSLDYSVEKILNSLEPLLYDRNPLIQTACLYITAQLNLQHSQAIARDYSSVQNSPLFKETAKLLLSLSEPHPPLTKFPLLEKVVHLFNSDFFHRMYSETIIALAERAEIRIYSTNQVITEAGDTCRELLLLIEGEAKIIFYLPGEDIRVEKLHPGQTLDELEVLAHSDTNNTILADSDVTRILAVPVDTFDDFLELDRDFARRVLELESRQLQRFMRSLQTS encoded by the coding sequence ATGTTTGCAGGGTTATCTGAGCAGCGAATGCATTTAATTCGTTGGGTTTTGACTATTGCCTGGCTTCTGATTATTGCATCGTTGTTTTACGATCCCTGGACTCCAGTTTTAACAGAACCAGATCATCCTTGGAGTCCATTGCGTTTGTCAGATAGCTGTATTTCGGTACAAGGACAGTGTTTAGTCGAACAGCCGTATCCTTTGGCTACTACCTTATTTTGGGGTGCGATCGTTCCTGCTGCTATTTTTATTCTGTTGGTGTTTGGACATGAAGTATGGCGACGCATTTGTCCTTTATCTTTTTTATCTCAAATTCCTCGTGCCTTGGGCTGGCAACGACAATTCAAACGTGAAAATCCCAAGACAGGAAAAGTAAGATACGAACTTGCTAAAGTAAAACCTGATTCCTGGCTAGGTAAAAACTATCTCTACCTTCAGTTTGGCTGGCTTTTTGTGGGATTATGTGGAAGAATTTTGTTTTTTAATGCCGATCGCTTTGTTTTAGCCTTGTGGCTACTGTTTACCATCGCTGCTGCTATCACTGTTGGGTATCTCTATGGTGGGAAGTCTTGGTGCAACTACTTTTGTCCGATGGCTCCCGTACAGCGAATTTATAGCGAACCAGGGGGTTTATTTGGTAGTAAAGCGCATACCAGCGATCGCATTATTACCCAATCAATGTGTCGTACTGTTTTACCCGATGGTAAGGAGCAAAGTGCTTGTGTTGCTTGTCAGAATCCCTGTATCGATATCGATTCTGAGCGGGTTTATTGGGATAGCTTGAATAAACCTGAAGAGTCTTTCTTGCGCTATGGCTATGTGGGTTTAGTAATTGGTTATTTTGTTTATTACTATCTTTATGCAGGAAGTTGGGATTATTATTTTTCTGGTGCTTGGGCAAGACAAAGCGATCAACTAGCATCCTTATTAAGTCCTGGATTTTATTTATGGGGAGAGGCGATTAATATCCCTAAACTAGTTGCCGTTCCTCTAACACTCGGTGGTTTTACTGCGATCGCATATCAGTTGGGTCGCTGGATTGAAAAACGAGCAAAGTTTTATAGCCGTAATCACGCTCTTAAACTGAACTCAGAAATAATTCGACACCGAATTTTTACCCTTTGCACCTTTCTAATTTTCAACTTTTTCTTCATTTTTGGCGGTCGTCCTTTAGTCCAATTAATGCCTCTTTGGGGTCAATACATTTACGATTTAGGTTTGGTATTGGTGAGTACGCTTTGGCTTTATCAAACTTGGCGACGTAGCCCCGATCTCTATTCACGAGAAAATTTGGCTGGTCGTTTTCGCAAGCAACTGGAGAAATTGCAGCTTAATGTTTCGGAGTATTTAGAAGGACGTTCTTTAAGTGATTTAAACACCCATGAAGTTTATATTTTGGCGAGAGTTTTACCTGGTTTTACCAGACAGAAGCGACATGAAGCTTATAAGGGTGTGGTGAGAGAAGCTTTGGAAGAAGGATATGTTAACTATTCCAGTAGTTTAGAAGTGCTGCAACAATTGCGTCAGGAATTAGGCATTACCGATAACGAACACCGAGAAGTGCTGGAGGAACTCGGTATCGAAGATCCAGAATTACTCAATCCCGACCGCCAACGCAGCTTAGAAAATCAAATTCGCTTGAGTGGATATCGTAAATCCCTAGAACGGTTAATGCTGTTGCAGAAACAACAAATTGACAGTAGCGAAAATAATTATTTTGATAGTTTACTAGAACAAAACTCCGCCGAAATTCGTACTTTACGTCGTCAATATTCAATCACACCTCAAGAAGAAGCCTGGATTTTAAGCGGAATTACTCCTGAAGCTGGCAACCTCCGTCGAGCAGAATTTTTGGTTGCTCAATTACCTCCTTTAATTTCCTGTTATCGCGCCCTTCATCAACCAATACTTCGCAGATATGATGACGTATTAAGGTTATTGCGAGATAGTATCCATCACAAAAAGGAACTGATTGTACAAACCATTTTAGAAACGCTAGAAAAACTACTACCAAATGAACCAGCAGCAATTAGTTTGGCACAACAGTTAGGACAGTTAGCACCGACGGTTTTAGAAGAACTTTTAGAATCAGAAAACTGGCGCGGTCGCTTGCATCCAGATTTGTTGCATAGTTTAACTTTGTTACAAGAACAATCTAGTGCTTGTTCCCTTGACTATTCTGTCGAAAAAATCTTAAATTCTTTAGAACCTCTACTCTACGATCGCAATCCCCTAATTCAAACAGCTTGTCTTTATATTACTGCTCAACTGAACCTTCAACACAGTCAGGCAATTGCCCGTGATTATAGCAGTGTGCAAAACTCACCTTTATTTAAAGAAACTGCCAAACTTCTCCTGTCGCTATCTGAACCTCATCCACCTTTAACCAAATTTCCTCTTCTAGAGAAAGTGGTGCATCTATTTAATAGTGATTTCTTTCATCGAATGTATAGCGAGACAATTATTGCTCTTGCCGAGCGTGCTGAGATCAGAATCTATTCCACCAACCAAGTCATTACGGAAGCAGGTGATACTTGTCGAGAACTACTTCTATTGATTGAAGGAGAAGCCAAAATTATCTTCTATTTACCAGGCGAGGACATTCGAGTAGAAAAACTTCACCCAGGACAAACTTTAGATGAATTAGAAGTCTTAGCGCATAGCGACACGAACAACACTATTCTTGCTGACAGCGATGTCACACGAATTTTAGCAGTTCCCGTTGATACTTTTGATGATTTTCTCGAATTAGACCGCGATTTTGCTCGCCGTGTTTTAGAGCTAGAAAGTCGGCAACTCCAGCGATTTATGCGATCGCTACAAACTTCATAG
- the treZ gene encoding malto-oligosyltrehalose trehalohydrolase yields MKVGSCYLGNGVCDFILWTPLVEKVAVHIVSPEEKLLPMTKQEQGYWHLRTEKIDPGTLYYYQLEEASDKPDPASHFQPQGVHEASEVIDHNNINWQDSDWNGIALDEMIIYELHVGTFTDEGTFTAIIPRLSDLKELGVNAIEIMPVAQFPGERNWGYDGVYPYAVQNSYGRPEDLKQLIDAAHQQGIAVILDVVYNHFGPEGNYIAHHGPYFTETYRTPWGSAINFDDAYSDGVRNYFIENALYWFENYHFDALRLDAIHAIYDLGAKHILQEIAERVEELSQKIGRKFYLIAESDLNDVRVIRPRELGGYGIDAQWSDDFHHCIRTLLTKDLIGYYQDFGTCKQLAKAYQKTFVYDWQYSPFRKRYHGSDASDRPGSQFVVCIQNHDQVGNRMLGERLSDLVNFEGLKLAAGALMLSPYIPLLFMGEEYGEESPFLYFVSHNDPDLVKAVREGRKKEFADFHLEGEYIDPQSLEAFNSSKLQWEKRKEGKHQVLWQLYRQLIQLRRTIPALKKLDKQNLKATAYEQENVLLLHRWQDNSQIFSILNFNQQNVSLKISFPPGNWQKILDSAEPKWMSDGSELPERIETEEQELLIKSHSFAIYHQ; encoded by the coding sequence ATGAAAGTTGGTTCTTGTTATCTTGGAAATGGTGTTTGCGACTTTATTTTGTGGACACCTTTAGTAGAAAAAGTAGCGGTACATATCGTTTCTCCTGAAGAGAAATTACTACCAATGACAAAGCAGGAACAAGGTTATTGGCATCTGAGAACAGAGAAGATCGATCCAGGTACACTTTATTATTATCAACTAGAAGAAGCATCAGACAAACCCGATCCTGCTTCACATTTCCAACCACAAGGAGTTCACGAAGCATCGGAAGTTATCGATCACAATAATATCAATTGGCAAGATTCTGATTGGAATGGTATTGCTCTCGACGAGATGATTATTTATGAGTTGCACGTCGGGACTTTTACTGATGAAGGGACTTTTACAGCAATTATTCCTCGGTTATCAGACTTAAAAGAATTGGGTGTTAATGCGATTGAAATTATGCCAGTTGCTCAATTTCCAGGAGAACGAAACTGGGGTTATGATGGGGTATATCCCTATGCAGTACAAAATTCTTACGGTAGACCAGAAGATTTAAAGCAATTAATCGATGCAGCGCACCAACAAGGGATAGCGGTAATTTTAGATGTAGTTTACAATCATTTTGGTCCAGAAGGGAATTATATCGCCCATCATGGCCCTTATTTTACCGAAACCTATCGGACTCCTTGGGGAAGTGCGATTAACTTTGATGATGCTTACAGTGATGGGGTACGGAATTATTTTATTGAAAATGCCCTGTATTGGTTTGAAAATTATCATTTTGATGCGCTGCGCTTAGATGCTATTCATGCCATTTATGATTTGGGAGCAAAACACATTCTACAAGAGATTGCCGAAAGAGTAGAAGAACTTTCTCAAAAAATAGGCAGAAAATTCTATTTAATTGCCGAAAGCGATCTTAATGACGTACGTGTTATCCGTCCAAGAGAATTAGGTGGTTACGGAATTGATGCTCAATGGAGTGATGACTTTCACCATTGCATCCGTACTTTATTAACCAAAGATTTAATTGGATATTATCAAGATTTTGGTACTTGCAAACAACTAGCTAAAGCTTATCAAAAAACTTTTGTCTACGATTGGCAATATTCTCCATTTCGGAAAAGATATCATGGCAGCGACGCAAGCGATCGCCCTGGTTCACAATTTGTAGTTTGTATCCAAAATCACGATCAAGTTGGCAATCGAATGTTAGGGGAACGTTTATCAGACTTGGTTAATTTTGAAGGATTAAAATTAGCTGCGGGTGCTTTAATGCTTTCTCCCTATATTCCTTTATTATTTATGGGGGAAGAATACGGGGAAGAATCTCCTTTTCTTTATTTTGTCAGTCACAACGATCCTGATTTAGTTAAAGCGGTAAGGGAAGGCAGAAAAAAAGAGTTTGCTGATTTTCATCTTGAAGGAGAATATATCGATCCTCAAAGTTTAGAAGCTTTTAATTCATCAAAACTGCAATGGGAAAAAAGAAAGGAAGGAAAACATCAAGTTTTATGGCAACTTTATCGACAATTAATTCAACTACGTCGCACTATTCCTGCCTTGAAAAAATTAGATAAGCAAAATTTAAAAGCAACTGCTTACGAGCAAGAAAACGTTCTTTTATTACATCGTTGGCAAGATAATAGTCAGATTTTTAGTATTCTCAATTTTAATCAGCAAAATGTTAGCTTAAAAATCTCTTTTCCGCCTGGGAATTGGCAAAAAATTCTCGACTCTGCCGAACCCAAATGGATGAGCGATGGTTCTGAGTTACCAGAAAGAATTGAAACCGAAGAACAAGAATTATTAATTAAATCTCATAGTTTTGCTATCTACCATCAGTAA
- the treY gene encoding malto-oligosyltrehalose synthase, with protein sequence MRIPTATYRIQFHSEFNFVQAKEIINYLADLSISDLYASPIFKARQGSTHGYDVVDPTILNPELGTEEDFEKLSEEIKKYQLGWLQDIVPNHMAYDSHNLWLMDVLENGKDSEFFDFFDINWNQPYEEMQGRVLAPLLGDFYGNCLERGELKLNYDATGLSISYYGLRLPVRIESYLTFIIRNLGKLARKIGRQHPDFIKFLGILYLLKNIPEETKGKERYDQLNFVKSLLWETYTQNPEVEEFIQNNLQEFNGEVDNSESFNLLDNLLSEQFYRLSFWKVGAEEINYRRFFTVNELISVKVEEAKVFQTTHELIERFVKEKKFTGVRIDHIDGLYDPSEYLIRLREKLGNVYITVEKILELTEDLPQHWQIEGTSGYEFLNYVNGIFCCPENEKEFTKIYTRFTDLTDAYQDLVYEKKGLILERNLAGDLENLAQILKRIAAQTRAGSDFTLYGLKQALFELLALFPVYRTYIDADGIGEIDEKYVNETIKAAKKKAPLLVNEFNFIHKVLLLEYEDFRSQTQREEWLHFVMRSQQLTGPLMAKGVEDTLLYVYNRLLSLNEVGGNPSHFGISLDLFHQFNHNKVNNWLHGMNATATHDTKRGEDVRARINVLSEIPQEWEQQVNQWREMNRVHQQNGIPDANDEYFFYQTLLGAFPFEESDLADFPDRIKDYILKAVREAKVHTAWLRPDEEYEAAFFSFIDKVLDPKESNFWQQFRPFQKQIAEYGIYNSLSQVLIKNTAPGVPDLYQGAELWELSLVDPDNRRPVDYQKRREFLQEIKEKSEQNIEQLLKELIETKENGKIKLFLTHQLLKARKEYLEIFQNGNYQPIEITGKYQNHIIAFARNYGDQTLVAIAPRFLTTIIKPGQLPLGVDVWEDTSLILPNKTWHNLINNQTITGENLVVGEILQNFSVGLLVG encoded by the coding sequence ATGCGTATTCCTACAGCCACTTATAGAATTCAATTTCACTCCGAATTTAATTTTGTTCAAGCCAAAGAAATTATTAATTATTTAGCAGATTTAAGCATCTCCGATCTATATGCTTCACCAATTTTTAAAGCTCGCCAAGGCAGCACTCACGGTTATGATGTAGTCGATCCAACTATCCTTAATCCTGAACTAGGAACTGAAGAAGATTTTGAAAAATTGAGCGAAGAAATTAAAAAATATCAACTAGGATGGTTGCAAGATATTGTTCCTAACCACATGGCTTATGACAGTCATAATTTGTGGTTGATGGATGTCTTGGAAAATGGTAAAGATTCTGAGTTTTTTGATTTTTTTGATATTAATTGGAATCAACCCTATGAAGAAATGCAAGGCAGGGTACTTGCTCCTTTATTAGGAGATTTTTATGGTAATTGTTTAGAGAGAGGAGAACTTAAACTTAATTACGATGCAACTGGATTATCAATTAGTTACTATGGTTTAAGATTACCTGTAAGAATTGAATCTTATCTAACTTTTATTATTCGTAATTTAGGGAAATTAGCTAGAAAAATAGGTCGTCAGCATCCAGACTTTATTAAATTTTTAGGCATTTTATATTTACTCAAAAATATCCCAGAAGAAACTAAAGGTAAAGAGCGTTACGATCAATTAAATTTTGTTAAAAGTTTGCTTTGGGAAACCTATACGCAAAATCCTGAGGTAGAAGAGTTTATTCAAAACAATCTGCAAGAATTTAATGGCGAAGTTGACAATTCTGAAAGTTTTAACTTACTAGATAACTTACTTTCTGAACAATTTTATCGTTTATCATTCTGGAAAGTTGGGGCAGAAGAAATTAATTATCGGCGATTTTTTACAGTTAATGAGTTAATTTCTGTCAAAGTAGAAGAAGCCAAAGTTTTCCAGACAACTCACGAATTAATTGAGCGATTTGTTAAAGAAAAGAAATTTACAGGAGTACGCATCGATCATATTGATGGATTATATGATCCGAGCGAATATTTAATTAGATTGAGAGAAAAATTAGGTAATGTTTATATCACGGTTGAAAAAATTCTTGAATTAACCGAAGACTTACCTCAACACTGGCAAATTGAAGGAACGAGTGGTTATGAATTTCTCAACTATGTTAATGGAATATTTTGTTGCCCAGAAAATGAAAAAGAATTTACCAAAATTTATACTCGTTTCACTGATTTAACTGACGCTTATCAAGATTTAGTTTATGAAAAGAAAGGTTTAATTTTAGAAAGAAACTTAGCAGGCGATCTAGAAAATCTGGCTCAAATCTTAAAAAGAATTGCTGCACAAACCAGAGCAGGAAGTGATTTTACCCTTTATGGTTTAAAACAAGCTTTGTTTGAATTATTAGCACTTTTTCCTGTTTATCGTACTTATATAGATGCAGATGGAATTGGAGAAATAGATGAAAAATACGTAAATGAAACTATCAAAGCTGCTAAGAAAAAAGCTCCTTTACTTGTTAATGAATTTAATTTTATTCACAAAGTTTTATTATTAGAATACGAAGATTTTCGCAGTCAAACTCAACGAGAAGAATGGTTGCATTTTGTAATGCGATCGCAACAATTAACAGGACCATTAATGGCGAAGGGAGTTGAAGATACACTGCTTTATGTTTATAACCGATTACTATCATTAAATGAGGTTGGAGGAAACCCTAGTCATTTTGGAATTAGTTTGGATTTATTTCATCAATTCAATCACAATAAAGTTAACAATTGGTTGCATGGCATGAATGCTACTGCTACCCATGATACTAAACGGGGTGAAGATGTACGTGCCAGAATAAATGTTCTTTCAGAAATACCTCAAGAATGGGAACAACAAGTGAATCAATGGCGGGAAATGAATCGAGTTCACCAACAAAATGGTATTCCTGATGCTAATGACGAATATTTCTTTTACCAAACCTTATTAGGTGCTTTTCCCTTTGAAGAAAGTGACTTAGCCGATTTTCCTGATAGAATTAAAGACTATATCCTCAAAGCAGTTCGAGAAGCTAAAGTTCATACTGCTTGGTTACGTCCCGATGAGGAATATGAAGCAGCATTTTTTAGCTTTATTGATAAAGTTTTAGACCCAAAAGAATCGAATTTTTGGCAACAATTTCGACCTTTTCAAAAACAAATAGCTGAATACGGTATCTATAACTCTCTTTCCCAAGTGTTAATTAAAAACACTGCCCCTGGCGTACCAGATTTATATCAAGGTGCAGAATTATGGGAGTTAAGCTTAGTTGATCCAGATAATCGTCGTCCTGTAGATTATCAAAAAAGAAGAGAATTTTTACAAGAAATCAAAGAAAAAAGTGAGCAAAATATTGAGCAATTACTTAAAGAATTAATTGAAACCAAAGAAAACGGCAAAATAAAATTATTTCTGACTCATCAATTATTAAAAGCGAGAAAAGAATACTTAGAAATATTTCAAAATGGCAATTATCAACCAATAGAAATTACAGGAAAATATCAAAATCATATTATTGCTTTTGCCAGAAATTATGGAGATCAAACTCTAGTTGCGATCGCACCTCGTTTTTTAACTACAATTATTAAACCAGGGCAACTTCCTCTTGGTGTAGATGTATGGGAAGATACAAGTTTAATTTTACCTAATAAAACTTGGCATAATCTCATAAATAATCAAACAATAACAGGAGAAAATTTAGTAGTTGGAGAGATTTTACAAAATTTTTCTGTTGGTTTATTAGTGGGATAA
- a CDS encoding Txe/YoeB family addiction module toxin gives MTRKKKQSNSDNREQSPQGYIPLFSPDFKLDLRWWYQNEPKKGDKIMDLVADILDGDPFKGIGKPEPLKYIASNTWSRRIDLEHRLVYKVKNNRIYFLQARYHYQKDD, from the coding sequence GTGACTCGGAAGAAAAAACAATCTAATTCAGATAATCGAGAACAATCTCCTCAAGGATACATACCTTTATTTAGTCCAGATTTCAAACTAGATTTGCGTTGGTGGTATCAAAATGAGCCGAAGAAGGGTGATAAAATTATGGATCTGGTTGCAGATATCCTAGACGGCGATCCCTTTAAAGGTATTGGTAAACCCGAACCATTAAAATATATAGCTTCTAATACTTGGTCACGTCGCATCGATTTGGAACATCGTTTAGTATATAAAGTAAAAAATAATCGAATTTATTTTCTACAGGCTCGTTATCATTATCAAAAAGACGATTAA
- a CDS encoding type II toxin-antitoxin system Phd/YefM family antitoxin, producing MLNKETTYSQARANLASILDEVVDQQQIFIIKRRNDKNVALIAEDELSSLLESVYLLRSPENARRLYRALSWSGSEEAQPQTIDELKQELGINSDSESE from the coding sequence GTGTTAAACAAAGAAACCACTTATTCTCAAGCTAGAGCTAATTTAGCCAGTATTTTAGATGAAGTAGTAGACCAACAGCAGATATTTATTATCAAACGTCGCAATGATAAAAATGTCGCTTTAATTGCCGAAGATGAATTATCTAGTTTGTTAGAAAGCGTTTATTTACTTCGTTCTCCTGAAAACGCCCGCAGATTGTATCGTGCGCTATCATGGTCTGGATCTGAAGAAGCACAACCTCAAACTATAGATGAATTAAAGCAGGAGTTGGGTATTAATTCCGATTCTGAGTCTGAGTAA
- a CDS encoding phosphoserine transaminase produces the protein MKPQQQPKNPCFSSGPCAKRPGWKPQVLENALLGRSHRGKPGKAKLMEVIDRTRNILGVPSDYRIGIVPASDTGAVEMAMWSLLGPRSVEALGWESFGRAWVTDIVKQLKLSNVRSVTAEYGDLPDLSQVDTNSDVVFTWNGTTSGVKVPNGDWIADAREGLTICDATSAVFAMELPWQKLDVVTYSWQKVLGGEAQHGMLILSPRAVERLESYTPSWPLPKIFQLTKNGKLIEGIFKGETINTPSLLCVEDVLDALKWAESLGGLSALLKRSLNNLEAVEKWLEQTDWIDFLANDPDTRSNTSICLKIVAPWFTDLSLEKQQKFTKDLANLLDQEGVAYDIGAYRDAPPGLRLWGGATVETSDFELLFPWLEWAYSTVKG, from the coding sequence ATGAAACCGCAACAGCAACCCAAAAATCCTTGTTTTTCTTCTGGTCCTTGTGCTAAACGTCCTGGATGGAAACCTCAAGTTTTAGAAAATGCTTTACTAGGACGTTCTCATCGGGGTAAACCTGGGAAAGCAAAATTAATGGAAGTAATCGATCGCACTAGAAATATTCTTGGTGTTCCTAGTGATTATAGAATAGGTATTGTGCCAGCTTCGGATACTGGTGCGGTGGAAATGGCAATGTGGTCGCTTTTAGGACCACGTAGTGTTGAAGCTTTAGGATGGGAAAGTTTTGGTCGTGCTTGGGTTACAGATATTGTTAAGCAATTAAAATTGTCTAATGTTCGTTCGGTTACCGCAGAATATGGTGATTTACCTGATTTAAGCCAAGTTGATACTAATAGTGATGTAGTTTTTACTTGGAATGGTACAACTTCGGGTGTTAAAGTACCCAACGGAGATTGGATTGCTGATGCTCGAGAAGGCTTAACAATTTGTGATGCTACTTCTGCTGTGTTTGCGATGGAATTACCTTGGCAAAAATTAGATGTAGTTACCTATTCTTGGCAAAAAGTTTTGGGTGGTGAAGCACAGCACGGTATGCTTATTTTAAGTCCTCGCGCTGTAGAACGTTTAGAAAGCTACACTCCATCTTGGCCTTTACCGAAAATTTTTCAACTAACTAAAAACGGTAAGTTGATCGAAGGCATTTTTAAAGGAGAAACTATTAATACTCCATCTTTACTTTGTGTAGAAGATGTCTTAGATGCTTTAAAATGGGCAGAAAGTTTAGGTGGTTTATCAGCATTACTAAAGCGATCTCTCAACAATTTAGAAGCAGTTGAAAAATGGTTAGAACAAACCGATTGGATTGATTTTCTAGCCAACGATCCCGATACTAGATCTAATACTTCTATTTGTCTGAAAATTGTCGCTCCCTGGTTTACAGATTTGAGTTTAGAAAAGCAACAAAAATTTACTAAAGATTTAGCTAATCTTTTGGATCAAGAAGGTGTTGCTTATGATATTGGGGCTTACCGAGATGCACCTCCAGGTTTACGTTTGTGGGGTGGTGCTACGGTAGAAACCAGTGATTTTGAGCTTTTGTTTCCTTGGTTAGAATGGGCTTATTCAACAGTTAAAGGCTAG
- a CDS encoding RNA-guided endonuclease InsQ/TnpB family protein: MLTMNYKFRIYPTNHQQTLMLTWLETCRRLYNQCLRDLKDWMNSRQCSLSSCSLEREYIMSPDVPFPSYLEQKRQLTQWKKTNPYYQDVHSQVTQDVVKRLHNTWEAFKARGYGFPRFKKYGRYQSFLFPQFKDNPITGNVIKLPKIGKVVINCHRPIPDGFKVKGVRIVSRARGTIWYAVVSIQSDISVPDPLPMGRGIGCDVGLKSFLVTSDNLRIEPARFFRDLQSRLKELQRQGSRKKKKSKNWEKAQLKVARLHHKIANSRRNFHFQTSHLLCDQADMIFVEDIDFRVSAKGFLGKHMLDGGFGQFRNLLSWVCWKRGKYFAEVDHKYSSQICPECGTHTGKKELSERIHLCPECNYTTSRDHASARVLLQRGLESIVPVDCGERKLPSECELPRIEISRQVQRRNVLM, translated from the coding sequence ATGCTAACCATGAACTACAAGTTCAGAATTTATCCCACAAACCACCAGCAAACACTCATGCTTACTTGGCTAGAGACTTGTCGGCGTTTGTATAATCAATGCCTTCGCGATTTGAAGGACTGGATGAATTCGCGCCAATGTAGTTTGTCTTCTTGCTCTCTAGAACGGGAATATATAATGTCTCCCGACGTTCCTTTCCCTAGTTACCTAGAGCAAAAACGACAACTGACTCAATGGAAAAAGACTAATCCGTACTATCAAGACGTGCATTCTCAAGTTACGCAAGATGTAGTCAAACGCTTGCATAATACCTGGGAGGCTTTTAAAGCTCGTGGCTATGGATTCCCACGTTTTAAAAAATACGGACGTTATCAGTCTTTTTTGTTCCCTCAGTTTAAAGATAACCCTATTACAGGAAATGTTATTAAGCTCCCCAAAATAGGTAAAGTGGTTATTAACTGTCATCGTCCTATACCAGATGGGTTTAAAGTAAAAGGAGTCAGGATTGTCTCTAGAGCAAGGGGTACGATTTGGTACGCAGTAGTTAGTATACAGTCCGATATTTCCGTACCCGACCCGTTACCTATGGGACGAGGTATTGGTTGTGATGTCGGACTTAAGAGCTTTTTGGTGACGAGCGATAATTTGCGTATTGAACCAGCTAGGTTCTTTAGAGACTTGCAAAGTAGGCTGAAAGAGCTACAACGTCAAGGGTCTCGGAAAAAGAAAAAGTCCAAAAACTGGGAGAAAGCGCAACTCAAAGTTGCTCGTTTACACCATAAGATTGCCAATTCTCGTCGTAACTTTCACTTTCAAACAAGTCATCTATTATGCGACCAAGCAGATATGATTTTTGTCGAAGATATAGATTTTCGTGTCTCGGCAAAAGGATTCTTGGGTAAGCATATGTTGGATGGAGGTTTCGGTCAATTCCGAAATTTGCTGTCGTGGGTATGCTGGAAGCGTGGAAAATACTTCGCGGAGGTAGACCACAAGTATAGCAGTCAGATTTGTCCTGAATGTGGTACGCATACTGGCAAAAAAGAATTAAGTGAAAGAATTCATCTCTGCCCAGAGTGTAACTATACTACTAGTCGCGACCATGCAAGTGCGAGAGTACTGTTACAACGAGGATTGGAGTCTATAGTACCCGTGGACTGCGGGGAAAGGAAACTGCCTTCTGAATGCGAACTACCGAGGATAGAAATATCTAGGCAAGTGCAACGAAGGAATGTCTTAATGTGA